GTCCCCGGTCTCTTCAGCAGCCCAGTGGAGCAGCGGAAGATTCAGCAGGCAGTCAATAATCATCCGGCCGCGCTGCGCCGGGTCATTCAGATCTCCCCAGGCCTGAATGATTCCAGCCTCGGGAAAGTAACGGTCCGCCAGCAGTCCGGCCGCTTCCAGCGCCATCTCCCGCGCCGCCGGATTGCCGGTAATCCGGTAGGCAGCAACCGCCGAGAGGCTGTACAGAAAACCCAGATCATGCGTATCCACCGCGATCCGCTCCTCCACCCGCCTCCGGAAGCTGTCCAACTGCTCTTCTGCCGCTTCCCGGTACCTGCTGTCTCCGGTCCATTCATACGCCAGCCAGACCATGCCGGTCCAGAAGCTGGCCGTCCAGTCCGTATTCTCTATCGCAGGATAGACCAGACCTTGGCTGGCCGACGCCGGGAACAGCTCCGTATATACGGGCAGATTCTGCTCAATTTTACCTACCGCAAACTTCAGGGCCTGTTCGAAGAACAGCCGCTCATCCTCCTTGAGTTCACACAGTACTTTATGCATGGCCTTCCAGCCTCCTTTTTAAGCGGAGTGTAAGTCCGATTGTCTGCCGGCCGCCGGTCAGATTGAATCTGAGGAAGGCTAGCTTATCCTTAATCAGCTTAACTTCAGCACCGCCTGAACATGCGCTGACTTCATAGCCCGCCAGATCATCCCAGTACACTAACCCGAACGGAACAGCGCTGCTGCTCCCAATCTCATATTCAAGCTCAATCACCGTATCCGTCTTCAGGTACTTCGTCACGAATACCGGCGGAACAGCTTCTGTGAAATCATCGTTCATGTTCAGCTTGCCGATGTAATTGCGCAGCAGACGGGGCCTGCATTCTCCCTCCACGAAGGACAGCTGGCACTCTTTATCATAGTATAGAAAGGTTTCCGGCCAAGGGCCGAAGCCCACTCCGCCCAGAGTCATGGTGTATTCGTTAACCTCCGGCCGTACCGGATAATCATGGGTCAGCATATAAGATGGTGCCGTGTATTCATTCTGCTCTTTATACAGGCGTACAGCATGGGGTAAAGTCGTTAAGGTAATAGGATAGCTGGTAATATAGTTAAAAAAGAGATCCAGCATCCCTGCACATTCCTCGACATGGGAAGCCGGGAATACAGTGAACCGGTCTGTGAACTCCATCTCATGGCCTTCCTGCTGCTGGAGGAAAAACACCTGCCCGTTATGATCCGTATTGAACAAATATTCATCGAACAGATGCTTCCAGTAGTCGATATTCTCTCCCGTACACAGACCGGCGCGCAGCACATCGTTGGGATCCGTGGAATAGATGACTGGGCTGCCGGTATGGTAGGTGGCATGCAGGTCACGGGCGGTCCATTCACAGGCCACCACCTGGCCCCGGCCGGAATGCGGCACCTTGAAGCTCCCGCTGTTCACATACCAGGACCCCCAGGGAATGCCCTTATGGGTGATGCCATCCCACCAGAACTGCTCATAGCAATATCCCCACATGCCTTCAAAATCCAGTTCTTCCAGCACTTCAATCACTTCATTGTAAATCTTCCCCCTTGCGGCCACCTTGGTGGTGGCCCATGGGAAGGCCTCTTGCAGCAGCGACCAATCCTCTTCCAGCCGCCGCTTCAGCACCTCCTTAGAGGAGCCAGCCTCCTCTTCGAAAAAGGGGCATTGCAGGATGACATCATCGCCGTAGGCCGCATGCCATTCCCCGATCCGTTCCCGCAGGACCGGAATCGAGCCCCGGTTGACGATCCAGGTTACGGGAATCGCATATTTATGCGCAAGCTCCGCAGTCCGCTCAATCCCGTCAAGGGCGACACCCTTGCCCCAGTCTGCATCATAATGGGCAGCGTAGCTGACGAAGGTATAAATAAGTCGTTCCGGTTTCAACACAATCCCTCCAGATATTCATAGTTTGTTCCTGCCGGACCCTGCCCGGCGCGGCTTCTCCGCCGTTGCCCTAGTTATCTTCATACTCTCCCGGAAACCGGAGGGTTACGGCGGTAAGCTTGTAGGGCTCACTCTCCAGCTCCATCGCGGCCTTGTCCCCATAGTGCAGGCGCAGCCGGGTGTAGACATTCCGCAGAGCGTAGCCGCCATGCTCCTGCCTGCCTGCTTCGACAAGTCCGGCTTCCACCCGCTCCTTGTCGAAGCCTTCCCCGTTGTCCTCCACCTTACAGACGATGAAGGTCCCTTCCCGGTACACGCGGATGATGATCCGTCCGGTATGGCCTTCACTCCTGAATCCGTGGAGAATCGAGTTCTCCACCAGGGGCTGGAGCAGGATTTTTAGCAGCGGCTGCTCTTCCAGCCCTTCCTCCACTGTAATCTCATAGGTGAACAGCTCCTCGTAGCACTGCTGCTGCAGGCTTAAGTAACGGCTGACATGATCTACCTCCTTGGCTACGGTTGTCAGATCATGGCCGTTATTAAGCCCAAGCCGAAACAGTTGGGACAGGGAGACAATCATCTCCTTCACATCCTCCTGCTTGCGGGATTCTGATTTCCAGAGAATCGTATTCAAGGTGTTGTAGAGAAAATGAGGATCAATCTGCGCCTGTAGCGCCTTGACCTCAGATACGCGCTTCTGCTTCTCCGCCTCAGTGACGTTCTGGATGAGCTGCTCAATTTTGACCAGCATGATGTTGAAGCGTTCGCCCACCTGTGCCACCTCATCCCTGTAATCGCTGGAGAAGCGCACGGAGAGATCATTGTCACCGGCTCGGGACATCAGACGCTGCAGCCGATAGAGAGGGCGGATCAGCAGGCCGGTCATCCACTTCGACAGAATCAGTGCCAGCGGAATGAGCGCGAGAACGATAACAAGGGTGGCCCACCACATGTAACGGATATCCTTCAGCAGCACAGCCTTGGGCTGGAAGTAGAAGATCATCCAATTATCGGGAAAGGTCACCTTGGCCCAATTGACCAGATATTCCTTCCCTTCGAACCTGTATTCAAAATGATTGCGCCCCGCGTTAACCTCGCTCTGGAAGGCCGCTTCCCGCATCGGGGCTACGAAGCGGGAATGCTCATCCATCACCGGATTACCTGCTGCGTCAATGACTGCAATGCTTCCGCTGTCGCCGACCACATTCGTCTCGGCATATTCCTTGATGGCAGACTCCCGCACATTGACGACCACCTGCACATCGGTTCCCCGATAGGCCGAGATCGGCTCAATCAGCAGGCTGAGGACACGGCCGCTGTTTTCGAAGAGCCCGTCACGGTGGGCCGGAACCCACAGCGGCAGCGTCTTCTCCTGCATAATCCGGCTTAGCGGAGTGTCCGCGAAATCCAGATTCGTCCGCTTCGCCCCGGTGACAGAATAGAATTCACCGATGGGCGTGGACACAAGCACCGAATCAATGGATGGCTCGATCAGTTGCATTTGGACCAGGGGTACCTGCAGCGCGTTGTTCAGCGCGAAATAAGAATAGTAGCTGGCCTCTGTTCCCGGCGAGGCGCGGAGAATATCCTCGAAGGGCGGACTCATCATAAAGGTCAGGACCGACAGCCGGACCTTGCGCAGCTTCTCCTCCAGCGCCTGGGCCGATTTGCCGATCATCATCTGGCTGAGCTCTGCCGTCTTGCGCTCCAGAAGCCGCGAAGCCAGGTATTGTGAGGAGACGCCTGTAACCCAGATCGCCAGAATCACGATGGACACTATGCCGATCCAGAGCCTGGTCTTGAAGGTGGAATTGTGCATTAATGTCCGCAAAATCGGCTTTCTCATCCGTTGCCCTGTCTGGGCCCATAGGCCGCCCGGAATTCCGTGGGCGTCATGCCGGTCGTTTTCTTAAAGACATCGCTGAAATAGGAGCGCTCCTCATAGCCGAGGCTTTCGGCAATTTCGGCGATGGGCCGGTCACCGGCCAACAGCAGCTTGGCCTGCTCCATCTTCTCCTGGATGACGAAAGCGCCGACAGAGAGCCCGGTCACCTTCTTGAACAGGTTGGAGAAATAGCTGGTGCTCAGGTGAACATGGGCAGCATAGTCGCCAACCAGCAGATTGAGATGCAGATGCTCACGAATGTAGCGGATAGCCGCCTGAATCGCCTCTTGGGCGCTGAATTGCAGCCGGGACTGGACCTGCGCACAGCTCAGCTTGCTCAGCTGCTTCAGCGATTCGCGCAGATCGCTCAGCACCGCGCGGGGCGAGGTCAATGCCTTCATTAGCTCGGTCAGCTCCGGACTCCCGGCCAGTTCAGGCACCGCATTGCGGATCAGAGCGGCAAGCTCTACACAGAGCGCCTTCGCACTGTCCGGCGAAGGCAGGGCTTCTGTCTTCCCGGCAGTTTCCAGCAGCATCAGCAGCAACTTCTCGGCCTGCCCGGCATTACCGGAACGCAGCGCATAGACCAGTTCCTTCTCCAGATCGGCATCAGGACGCGGAAGCACCTCGGGGCGCTGCGTGATATGCTCCCAGAAGAATACACTGTTGCCTCCGGTATAGAATGTGTAGGTTAGTGCCTCTACCGCCTGCTGATAGGCAACGGGAAGCTCATCCAGCTCCTGAACCGTCCGGCTTACGCCTGCCGAGACCGTGCATTTGGAGTAACGCTCGGCGTTCTCCCGGCATTCCTCAGCGATTCCCAGTGCGCTGGCCCCGTCCCCTGTGTTGATA
This genomic interval from Paenibacillus sp. FSL H8-0332 contains the following:
- a CDS encoding sensor histidine kinase, encoding MHNSTFKTRLWIGIVSIVILAIWVTGVSSQYLASRLLERKTAELSQMMIGKSAQALEEKLRKVRLSVLTFMMSPPFEDILRASPGTEASYYSYFALNNALQVPLVQMQLIEPSIDSVLVSTPIGEFYSVTGAKRTNLDFADTPLSRIMQEKTLPLWVPAHRDGLFENSGRVLSLLIEPISAYRGTDVQVVVNVRESAIKEYAETNVVGDSGSIAVIDAAGNPVMDEHSRFVAPMREAAFQSEVNAGRNHFEYRFEGKEYLVNWAKVTFPDNWMIFYFQPKAVLLKDIRYMWWATLVIVLALIPLALILSKWMTGLLIRPLYRLQRLMSRAGDNDLSVRFSSDYRDEVAQVGERFNIMLVKIEQLIQNVTEAEKQKRVSEVKALQAQIDPHFLYNTLNTILWKSESRKQEDVKEMIVSLSQLFRLGLNNGHDLTTVAKEVDHVSRYLSLQQQCYEELFTYEITVEEGLEEQPLLKILLQPLVENSILHGFRSEGHTGRIIIRVYREGTFIVCKVEDNGEGFDKERVEAGLVEAGRQEHGGYALRNVYTRLRLHYGDKAAMELESEPYKLTAVTLRFPGEYEDN
- a CDS encoding response regulator; its protein translation is MIKRTYTMVVIDDIRAVVNGISRDMDWSELGIDIVGTASSGEGGLALVKKKLPDIIVTDIRMPRLSGIEMMRELRPQLPQAKFIFISGYSDFDHAQEALRLGAFDYILKPFTPRQLAEVVKKAAEELERERQHSEELSDMQQKLRESMPLLRQEYLSLLVRFSAQPETLRRRWEFLQMDMQSSPLAVVVLEIDHFVQKSEEIPVNDAELLRFAVQNIVEETVLRVAKGTLFRESVHRFVLIINTGDGASALGIAEECRENAERYSKCTVSAGVSRTVQELDELPVAYQQAVEALTYTFYTGGNSVFFWEHITQRPEVLPRPDADLEKELVYALRSGNAGQAEKLLLMLLETAGKTEALPSPDSAKALCVELAALIRNAVPELAGSPELTELMKALTSPRAVLSDLRESLKQLSKLSCAQVQSRLQFSAQEAIQAAIRYIREHLHLNLLVGDYAAHVHLSTSYFSNLFKKVTGLSVGAFVIQEKMEQAKLLLAGDRPIAEIAESLGYEERSYFSDVFKKTTGMTPTEFRAAYGPRQGNG